From Fulvivirga lutea:
ATTAAATCGTGTTTTGCAGACAAAACAAAAATCTCACTAACAAAAGAAAGTGGTAACAATTTTTTTCAAGCCACCGATGATGGTTTAGAGTTATCAACTGGTTTAAATATTATTTTGGGTGGTCGTTCTTCTGGTAAAACGGTTACTCTTGATAAAATAGCTGCATCATCGGGAAGTGCTAAATACATTAGACAATTCTCACTTCTTCAAAATGATGAAGAAACTTTTAATAGGACAAACGACACTAAACTAAGTATTGTGAATAACAATTATTTAACTGAGTTTAAATCGGTTGTTGAAGATGTTGTTCAAATTGACCTTAAACAAAACTTGCTGAGTATAGAAAGCTATTTAGAGTCACTTAAAAAATTTGCAACTGAGAGTGAGAAAAAAGACTTATACTCGAAATGCTTGTTATTTAGTGAAGAATTATTTTCATTAGAAGATTTCAAAAATCTTGATAAGCTTATTGAATCTGTAACGACACTTATTGAAAACAACGAGTATCAAGACATAATAGCCAAATACATCTCGCAAGAAAACCTGAAAGGGCTATTGAATGAGCTAATCCAAAAAGCTGTAATTTCAAAAGTTGAGAGCGAACAAAAAAAATGGTTGAACTCAATCATTAACGATGTTCAACGTGAATTGAGAGTTAAAACCACTAGCACTTTCATTGAAAATGTTGATTTTTATAAAATCGCAACGGATGAAATGAAAGTGGCAAAATTCAATCAAGTAGTTTCTGAGCTTAAAAAACCAAGAAATATACATCGAGAAGAATTAGGTAAATTTTCAATAATTACAACCGCAAAGCCACTTGAAAGTGCTTCAGATTTGCAAAAAATTGGTCGAGACAAAAAAATATATAGCACAGCACTTAGTAAGTATAATGAGCCATATTCCTATATTCAAAAACTAAGAGAGACAGGTGTTGAAGATGCAAATCTCTACAAGTTCTTCGTAAAAATTGAATCCGTTACTTTAAATAAGGACGGATTTAAAGTGTCAGGTGGTGAGCGTTCTGAATTTAACTTAATCCACGAAATAAAGGACGCTACCAAATATGATATTCTGCTAATTGATGAGCCTGAATCTTCTTTTGACAATTTATTTCTAAGAAAAGAAATAAATTGTCTAATTAAGGATATGGCACAACTAATGCCAGTTGTAGTAGTTACACACAATAGCACTGTTGGGGCATCAATAAAACCAAATTTTGTTGCAATCACTCATAAAAACCTTGAAGACGGAGAATTTGTCTATCGCATATTTACAGGTTATCCATCGGATAAAGAATTGACTTGTACTGACGGAACAAAAATTAAAAATTATGAAGCAATTCTTAACTGTTTAGAAGCTGGTGAAGATGCTTACACTGAACGTAAAACTCAAACTTATGAAATACTTAAAGATTGAAAATAATAAGGGTTTATATCGACTTGACACAACACAAGATATTTGGACAGACCTTGACCAAATCAACAAAGAACATTTATTGGATTTGCTGAAATTTGCATCAACAGGTGAATTTGAAATGGACGAGTATAAAGATCAACTACTTCAAAATCCTGCGCATAATATCATTTACAAAAACATTTATGGCAAGTTCAATGACTTTTTAAAAAACAAGACAAGGTTTCAGGATAGTGCTGAGTCAACTTATAAACAAGCGATTGAAAAGTACCAATTACAATGACAGACAAGAAAGCCGAACACACAACATCACCTATGCGAAAGCAGGGGTTTCTTGCTTCGTAGGACAAGGAAGTGGTAAATTTAAAGATCAGTTCTTCGTAGTAAGTTGAGTGGTAAAAATTCTAGCCTGCGTATAGCTGAGAACCGTCACCCCCTCCCACAAATCCCAACATACGGACAGTACTCACAAACTTTCTCATCTTCTACCTGATCAAAGGGTACTTCGGTACTGTAGATTTCTGTAAGGGTTTCTAACAAAAAATCTTCATACTCCTGCGCTAATGGACGGAAGTCGCTCAAGGGAACGCCTTGTTTGCGTGGTTCACGCTGGTTTACGCGCCAGTCAAAGTCTTTATTAAACAGGTCTTTGCTATTGAAGATGCCCGGCTCTATCACATGCTCATTACCAAATTTCTTCCAATACAGATAGCTGTAATAGAATACCTGCAGAGCGGTCTTATTCTTTAAAATCTTATCTCGGTTTTTCAGGTCGTCAATGGAAACATATTCCTTTTCATCCTTACCCGTTTTATAATCAATCACACGCACCTTGCCATCCTTAAGGTCAATACGGTCAATAATTCCTTTAATACGCACATCTACCAATTGCTCACCACAGATTACTGGCAGCTCCAAATAGTAGCCCTCCTCTGTACTGGCTTCTAATCCAAGAATTTTAAAAGGTGCGTATTGTTTATCATGCTTCAATATCTGATACGCAAACTTCTTCAATATCTCCTCAGCAATCAGCGTACGGCCTTCCAGTTTAAATTCCTCTTTTTCTTTTACATGATAGTGTTTTTTAAATGCCTGCTTCAAGGCTCCTTCTACCCCACCTTCTAAAGCGAGAAAATCCGTTTCCTGAACCACATCTCTCTTTTCTCTTTTCTTAAAATCCTTGTACAGGATTTCCATCGTATTATGGAGGATATTACCAAAAATGGCGGCATCCATTTCTTCCTGTACCTCATCAGCTTCATACAGCTTGGCTACATACTTAAAGTAAAATTTAAGTCGGCAAGTGAGGTAGGCAATCAAAGCAGAAGGTGTAATCCTCGGTGGCTTCTCTTCTTTGTTGAGTGAAGTAAACCGCTCCATTCGCTTCAGCACCTCCGGTGTTTTGTGAATGGTAATGTCCTGCAGAGTCTGCGTTTTAACAGGATTGGATAATAGCTTGCGCTCAATAGTGTGATTAGATTCTACTTCCAACTGTCGTACAAAACGACTGATCTCACCATTGATATTAAACTCAGAAACAGTGTTGTAATAGAAATGCACCTCATTCACGCGTTGTAGTAATCTGTAAAACAGATAGGCATACATGGCGTCATTATTCTCAAACACTGGAAGATCAAAAGCTTTACGAATATTGTAAGGCACAAATGAACCTCGTCTTGGCTGAGCAGGCCAGCTGCCTTCGTTCATATTCAACACATACACTCGCTCAAAATCGAGGTTACGTGTCTCCAATATTCCCATCACCTGTAATCCATCTAATGGCTCACCAGTAAATGGTACTTTAAAACTTCTGGCTAGTCGCTTGAAAAGTGCTGTAAAGAATTCATAATTCAAAGTTTCTGCTTTATCACCAATCATGCGCTCAAGCTGCTGCATTTGCTCATAAAACCTACTCACAAACTCTACTTCCAGCTCTCGATCCTTCTCCTGCCAGGAGTCATACAATCCTTTTAAAATCGTAATGAGGTATTCCAGTGGGTTATCAGCTTTTTGAAATATTTGCTGTAGCAGTGGATCTTGAAAATCAAAATTCTCCGCTGGTAGCATGATTCTATTCTTGCCTTTGATTTCTCCGAGTAGCTCTAATGCCTTTTCTTCCTCCAGAGAGTGGAGCAATGGGTGCAACAACAGCTCCTGCACAGGTCTGTGATAGAAGCTCACTCCTTTGATTTGACTTTCCTTTCTTAGTCGCTGCAAGTCCAGCGCACTTTCCAACAAACTATAAACGGAAGTATCCTTCAGAGGATAGCCCATCGTAATGTTTACTTTTTCAATCTCATCTGGGATGCTGTGCAGTACCGGAAACATCATATGTTCCTGCGGCAGCACCACCACCGTTTTACTGGGATCAAAATCTGGTTCCTTAGCTATTCTTGCCAGCTCCTCACCCAATGCCTTGGCTTGTCCTACTTCTAGTGACACGCCTGTGGCTGTCATCTGCTTTTCTGAAGCAATCAACTCAGGCGCTTCTTTTGGGAAGGATCTGCCCAGCAAGGTGTCCTTTGCATAGGCTCTTAAAAACGTGCCTGCCTCCTGCTGTGGTGAACTGAAATAATAGGCATCAACATCCCAGACAATTTCGGCATTACACTCTCGAACGAAATATTTGAAAATAACTTCTTCCGTTTTTGTCAGAGCGTTGAAACCTGCAAAGTAGACCTTATAATTTGTTTTGATTTTTTCCTCCTCGAGTCTTTCAGCAATATCCCGATAGATCATCCCGCCAAAGCCTCTACCCTGTTGTCTGAGTCTTTGCTTAAAGCCTTCGTACAATGGCAATAGTATTCTCCACGTTTCAAGAAAGAGCTTTTGTGTTTGTGTGGTATCAGGCAAAAAGCTACTCCAGAACGATTGGATAATGGCTTTATCCTCTTCATCTAAAAAGTAAAAAGCTTCATCGAGCTCTTTTTGTGTTTTAATGCCTGTAAAGAGATGTTTTGTATCCACCATGTACTGGTCGATCTCCTCAAAATCACGAAGGATCATTTCACCCCAGAAGAAAAACCGATCGAAAGTCTCATTCTTATTCTGAACCTCTTTATACACCTCATAAAGCTCAAATATCGCTTCCAGAGTTTCGATCTTTTCAAGATCGCTGTATTGCATTAGGTAGTCTTCCAGACTAAATACTTCAGGCATAAATACCGGCTGATCGATGAGTTTCGCTAGCTCCTTACGAAAGAATAACCCGGCCCTGCGGTTCGGAAAAATGACAATGACATCTTCCAAAGCCTCATTTTCAGCTTTCACCTTTTCAGCAATCTCCGCTATGAATGTCTTGTGTTTTGTCAAGGTTTTCTGGTTTCTGGTTGTTAGTTATTGGTTAATGGTTGTTGATTGTTGGTTACTTGTTAATTGCTAATTGTTAATTGTTTATTGTCAACTACCATCCTCCACATTTATAATATGCTGATCTTCCAGGTACAGCAACATACCTCTTACCGGTAATGCCACCATCTGCCCGATGATCCACATATATTCTTTCATTTGTGATTTATCTTTATCTCTTGGTGTTCCTGTTTTATAATCAATCAGCACTACCTCCTTCTCATTAGTATTCATTCGATCGATGCGTCTTTGCTCTCCATTGGGAAGTAGCACAGGGACTTCGGTTTTTACTTGCCAGCTTTCGCTGAAATAGTCTGATAGTGTTTGAACTGTCTTTGCTAAATCGGCTGCGTGATCATTATTCTCAAACTTTTTGAGATCATTTTCATAATGAATCTGACTTAGCATATCGTGCATTTTGATGCCAAAAGCTTTGGCATCATCAAACTGATCCTCTTTTTGAGCAGCTGCGTCACGCATCTGCAAATGCACTTTACTACGCCAGTTGTGTGAGGTATAATCATTCAGCTGAACCTCAGCGTTGGTTATTTCCTTTTTGATAGGAGCAGGAAGTTTACCAAGGGTATAGGTATTATTTTCTTCATTCCACCCTGATTCCGATTTAATTAATTTCAGCATCAGGTCATTGATCTTGTTAAGCGCGTCCTTTGTGGGTAATGGACTTGCCATATAGAGCGCAACCTCCGGACGAGTCATCGCTACATAGAGGATGTTCAAGTTATCTAACAGATTTTTCAGCTTTTCTCTATGGTAATCATTAGCCCAATAGGTCTTTTCTAAGGCCGAAGTATACTTCAAAGGAACCATCGGCATTTGATTGAAAGGAGCCTTATCTACCGACTCGCACCAAAGTATATTATCGATACTATAATTCTGAACATCAAGCGACCAATTCAAAAATGGAATGATTACCACGGGAAATTCCAGTCCTTTCGATTTATGAATGGTTAGAATTTTAGCAGCATTGTTATCATCAGAAATAATGATTGAGCGTGTTTTTCGAATATCCTCCCACCATACTAAAAACGAGGCAATATCACCACGTTCATTTTTGCTGTACTCCAATACGGCATCCTGAAATCCTTGTAGGTAGGTATACTCCTCCTTGATCTTCGACAAGCTGAAGATTCTGCAAAGTTCTTCTACCAATTCATATAGTGGCAGTGATTTAAGCTGATGCCTGTTCTTGACAAACTCATCAGGCACATTTTTATCCCAGTTTGCAAGCTGCAAATAAAGCTCGCTTTCATTCTCATGATTACCCACCACATATTTCTGGTAGGTACTGTACCAGTGCGCTAATTCAATGGCATTCTTTTCATCATGCAGCCATTTGATCACTGAAATAATAAATTGCACCACGTGACTTGCAGTAAGAAACAATGCCTCTTTACTCACCACATCGTATTTCAGATGGGGCTTGGCTAATTCGGAATTACTGCGTTCTATAAAAGCCCTGGCAACATCCTTTCCTTCTCTGGAAGTTCGGGTAAGGATGGCAATATCTCTCAATGCATAGCCCGCTTGCTGAAGTTGCTCTACTTTTGAAATGGTATATTCAATGGCCAAGTCTCTGTACTTCTCCTCAGTATCCTTTTCTAATTCCAAAAAGCTCAATTCCACCAGACCATGATCTTTTGGCTTATGAGCAGGAAGTTTTTGGAACGATTCATTGAAACTGGACAACACTTCATTCATAAGCTGATCAATCTCCTGAGATGCATTCGTGATATAATTCTTTTGCATCAATGGCTTTAGTCGCTCGAATATGTCGTTATTGAAATCAATGATATTTGCTGAGCTACGCCAGTTGGTATCCAGGTTCTGCTCATTGGTCATCACCTCACCAATGTCATACTTCACCTGATGTTGTAATAGCTTCCAATCACCACCACGAAAACGGTAGATTGATTGCTTGGCATCACCCACCACCATGCAGAACTGTCCCTGATCGGTAGCGTTCTTTACCAATGGTTTGAAGTTATTCCACTGATACGAAGAAGTATCTTGAAATTCATCAATCAAATAGTGATCGAATCGAGAGCCCACCTTTTCATAGATGAAAGGAGTATCACTATCAGAGATGATTTTATTGAGAAAATCGGGCAAATCTGAAATGAGCATAACTTCATTCTCATCCCTATAAATCTGCAAGTAGCGATTGATATAACTTAAAATCCCGAAAGTGTAGAAGTATCTTTTAACTTCAATAGCAGATTGATATTCGATGAAGTTGGTGTCGAAATAATCAATAATTTCATTATGAAGTGGCATGAGCTGATTCTCAACCATAGGTAGTAAAGACTGATCATCAGCTTTCCCAACCCATTGGCTAATATCATCAATTGCTTTTCTATTGGTAGCTGTTATACCATAATCTTGACCCTGAACTTTTAAGAAAAGTTTGGCAACACTTTTACTTCTACCTTTGAAACTTTCTGGGGTCAGGCCGTTTTCCTCAATAATATTTAAAGCCCGTTTTCCAATATCAGCAAGTTCTTTCTCAAAGTTTAACTGTACATGGTCCAACTGCTTCTTAATCTCACTCAACTGTTCGGGTGAATTTGCGGCTTCATTTATCTTTTCTGAGAACCCTTTAAAGTCATCCTTTAAAACTTCTTTAGCCAGTTTGCTTATATCTTTTCGGAAATCCCAGCTTGTACCCTCTTCCACTTTCTCTTCGGCAAATTGTGTAAGCCAGCTTTTAATTTCTTTATGTTCTTCATCACCAATTTCAGATAACATTCGGTCAATTACCTCCTGCATCACTTTATCAGTATCCAGATCAATTGTAAACGTACCTTGCAGACCCATTTCTCTGGCGAATGACCTAATCACTTGATGAAAGAAACTATCAATGGTAACTACCGAAAAACGACTGTAGTTGTGTAGAATTTCTGAAAGCACATCAGCGGCTCTTTGTTTTAGGATAGTCTCATCAATCCCTAGTTCACCTGAAAGTTCTTTGGCTAGTGTTGGCTCCTTCCCTTCTTTTAGCAACGTTAAGAATTTGATGATGCGCTGCTTCATCTCTTCGGTAGCCTTATTCGTGAAGGTAACTCCCAATATTCTTCGAAACCTATTCTTACCGACAAGTGCCAGCTTTAAATAAGACTTAGCAAGTGTATAGGTTTTACCAGAACCGGCCGAAGAGCGATAAATAAGGAAAGGTTGCTGCATACATTTCAAATCTACCTAAAGCCAGCCGAGCATGGAATGCAATTGCTATAAATTTCTTCACCCAGTTTGGTGGGGTTACTATTCATTTAAAATGGGTATATTTGAATAGTATTCAATTAAATCTAGAAAAATGAAATTTAAATTATTATTTATTCTATTAGCAGTATTCGCAATGTCTTGTAGCGAAGATGATGTGAAAGAGGCTCTTGACCAAAATGAAACAATCACTGTTGATGAGTCTATTTTGGTAGATCTTGATGAAAATAGTCCCACTGAATTCAGTGCTGTAAGAGACTTTGATGCATCATTAGCAGGATTTACTCTTAAAGATGTGACCATTCAAAGTTTCATATTTGAAATCACTAGTTATACTGGCGATGCAGCAGTTGGTGATATTACAATAGAGAATGCTTCATTAACATTTGTAGGTACGAACCCTGAAGTAAGTGTTAATATAAGTTCATTTAACGTTGCTGATGCATTTGCCCAGCCTCAAGAATTAAAAGATGCACTCGATGCAACTGCAATTTCTGCGATAAAGGCTAAAATTTTAGCGGATGAAGAAATAACTATTGATATGTCAGCCAGTGTTGACAAAGTACCTGCCAATTTTGAAGTGACTTTGACTTTTGTACTGAATGTGACTGCAGGTATTTAAGAAATTGTAAATATTTATATTTAACTGAAAAAGCCCCTAGAAGGGGCTTTTTTTATTCCTTCAACGATTTCATGTCTATCACAAATCGGTACTTCACATCCGCTTTCATTACTCGCTCATAAGCCTCATTGATATCTTGCATATTGATCATTTCAATATCACAAACGATATTATGCTCACCGCAGAAGTCTAACATTTCTTGGGTTTCCTTAATACCACCAATCAAAGAGCCGGCAATATTTCTACGTTTTAGAATCACTAATCCGCCATGCATCGGTTCTAATGGCTCTATAGCCCCAACCATGCACATAGTAGCATCGCGCTTTAACAACCCTACATAAGGATTTAGATCATGTTTAACAGGAATAGTATTCAAAAGAAAATCAAATGAGTTTGCGTGTTTTTTCATCTCATCTGAATTTTTAGAAATTAACACATCATGTGCACCTAGCTCTTTAGCCGTTTCTCTTTTTGATTCAGAGGAAGTAATCATTACTACACGAGCTCCTAACGCATTGGCAAACTTCACTCCCATATGGCCTAAACCGCCAAGACCTATAACGCCTACTTTATCTCCTTTTTTTACATTCCAATGCCTCAATGGCGACCAAGTGGTAATTCCTGCACATAATAACGGTGCCGCTGCCTTGGGATCTATATTCTCAGGTACTTTCAATACAAAGTCCTTGTCAACAACAATTGTCTCAGAGTAACCTCCAAATGTATGACCTCCAAGATGCTTATCCGCCCCATTGTAGGTAGGTACCATACCATTTTCACAGTATTGTTCTAAATCTTCCTGACAAGAAGCACATGTGCGACAACTATCAACCAAACAACCAACTCCTACTAAATCACCTACTTTGTAGTTACTTACCTTATTACCAACTTCGGTAACTCTACCAATAATTTCATGCCCGGGAACAGAAGGGTATTTTGTTCCGCCCCAATCGTTATGCACTGTATGTATATCGCTATGGCACACACCACAGTATAATATGTCGATTTTTACATCATTGGGTTGAACATCTCTTCGATCTATAGAAAGTTGTGCAAGGTCTGATTCACTGCTTGCGGCACCAAATGCTTTTACTGAACTCATAATTAGTTTTTATAATTTAGGTTGAATAATTTACTTGTAAGGGTAATCCTTTTAGAAAGGAATTGTTTAGAAAAACTTGTAACAAGTTGATCAACACATTAGTTTCACAAGAAAAACGAGTCGATGATCATTATCAATAACCACAAAGAATTTGAACAGTGGGTTGGAAAAGAAATGGGCGTTTCCAATTACATTAAAATTACTCAAGAGCAAATAAATAAATTTGCTGATGCTACATTAGACCATCAATGGATACATACAGACCCTGAAAGAGCCAAGCAAAGTCAATTTGGTAGCACCATAGCACATGGGTATCTTACGCTCTCAGTTACGCCACATTTATGGGAGCAGATTGCGGACATTAGAAATACCAAAATGATGATTAATTACGGTATTGAGAAAATGAAATTTAATCAGGCGGTAAAAGTGGATAGTGAAGTAAGGCTAAAAGCACAGCTAGCCTCACTAATTGACTTAAGAGGAATTACCAAGGCTCAGTTAGATATAACCTTAGAGATAAAAGATAATCCTAAAAATGCTTTTACTGCATCCCTTATTTTCCTTTATCATTTCAAATAGACGGTGTTCCGAACTGAGCTAAATATTACTCCTTCAAAGGATAAGATAACTTTATCTACTCCTATCCTAACGATTGGGTCATGTTTTTCAGATAACATAGGTGAAAAGCTTGAAGAAAATAAATTTCAAGTACTTAGTAATCCATTTGGAACGGTCTATAATCCGATTAGTATTTTCAAACTACTAAATACAGCCGTCAGTCAGAATTTACCTGAGGCTGATTCATATTTAACTAATGATGGTTTACATGCTAATTATGATTTCCATTCTTCTTTCTCATCCTTACATCAGGGAGATTTAGAGGAAAGTATAGAGGAAAGTATTTCCAAAACCCACCAATTTTTAAAATCTGCAAAGGTTATCATTATTACATTCGGGACGGCTTTTGTTTACAGAAGAATAGATAATAATACGATAGTTGCTAACTGTCATAAAGTACCTGCGAAAGAGTTTAATAAAGAGCTGCTTTCGCATGAAGCAATCTGTAATCAATTCAAAGTGACTTATATGCAATTAAAAGCCTTTAATCCTGATTTAAGATTTATGCTTACTGTTTCCCCTGTGAGGCATATTAAAGATACATTAGAGCTTAACAGCGTAAGCAAATCAGCTTTAAGGACGGCATGTCATTCATTACAAGAAGAGTATGATGATATTACTTACTTTCCTTCTTACGAGATACAATTAGATGATCTTCGTGATTACCGATTTTATAAATCCGATATGCTACACCCAACGGAGGAAGCCACTGATTATATCTGGAATAAATTTGCTGAGTGCAACTTCGACAAAAACACCATAGAATTTATTAACGAATGGGCGAAAATAAAACGAGCCATTGACCACAAGCCCTTTAATCCTAACTCCGATAAGCATCAGAAATTCTTAAAAAACACCCTCCAAAAGATT
This genomic window contains:
- a CDS encoding GSCFA domain-containing protein, which translates into the protein MFRTELNITPSKDKITLSTPILTIGSCFSDNIGEKLEENKFQVLSNPFGTVYNPISIFKLLNTAVSQNLPEADSYLTNDGLHANYDFHSSFSSLHQGDLEESIEESISKTHQFLKSAKVIIITFGTAFVYRRIDNNTIVANCHKVPAKEFNKELLSHEAICNQFKVTYMQLKAFNPDLRFMLTVSPVRHIKDTLELNSVSKSALRTACHSLQEEYDDITYFPSYEIQLDDLRDYRFYKSDMLHPTEEATDYIWNKFAECNFDKNTIEFINEWAKIKRAIDHKPFNPNSDKHQKFLKNTLQKIKGLPSEVDFSSEVDLLETQILNSD
- a CDS encoding NAD(P)-dependent alcohol dehydrogenase, with the translated sequence MSSVKAFGAASSESDLAQLSIDRRDVQPNDVKIDILYCGVCHSDIHTVHNDWGGTKYPSVPGHEIIGRVTEVGNKVSNYKVGDLVGVGCLVDSCRTCASCQEDLEQYCENGMVPTYNGADKHLGGHTFGGYSETIVVDKDFVLKVPENIDPKAAAPLLCAGITTWSPLRHWNVKKGDKVGVIGLGGLGHMGVKFANALGARVVMITSSESKRETAKELGAHDVLISKNSDEMKKHANSFDFLLNTIPVKHDLNPYVGLLKRDATMCMVGAIEPLEPMHGGLVILKRRNIAGSLIGGIKETQEMLDFCGEHNIVCDIEMINMQDINEAYERVMKADVKYRFVIDMKSLKE
- a CDS encoding PD-(D/E)XK nuclease family protein, with protein sequence MTKHKTFIAEIAEKVKAENEALEDVIVIFPNRRAGLFFRKELAKLIDQPVFMPEVFSLEDYLMQYSDLEKIETLEAIFELYEVYKEVQNKNETFDRFFFWGEMILRDFEEIDQYMVDTKHLFTGIKTQKELDEAFYFLDEEDKAIIQSFWSSFLPDTTQTQKLFLETWRILLPLYEGFKQRLRQQGRGFGGMIYRDIAERLEEEKIKTNYKVYFAGFNALTKTEEVIFKYFVRECNAEIVWDVDAYYFSSPQQEAGTFLRAYAKDTLLGRSFPKEAPELIASEKQMTATGVSLEVGQAKALGEELARIAKEPDFDPSKTVVVLPQEHMMFPVLHSIPDEIEKVNITMGYPLKDTSVYSLLESALDLQRLRKESQIKGVSFYHRPVQELLLHPLLHSLEEEKALELLGEIKGKNRIMLPAENFDFQDPLLQQIFQKADNPLEYLITILKGLYDSWQEKDRELEVEFVSRFYEQMQQLERMIGDKAETLNYEFFTALFKRLARSFKVPFTGEPLDGLQVMGILETRNLDFERVYVLNMNEGSWPAQPRRGSFVPYNIRKAFDLPVFENNDAMYAYLFYRLLQRVNEVHFYYNTVSEFNINGEISRFVRQLEVESNHTIERKLLSNPVKTQTLQDITIHKTPEVLKRMERFTSLNKEEKPPRITPSALIAYLTCRLKFYFKYVAKLYEADEVQEEMDAAIFGNILHNTMEILYKDFKKREKRDVVQETDFLALEGGVEGALKQAFKKHYHVKEKEEFKLEGRTLIAEEILKKFAYQILKHDKQYAPFKILGLEASTEEGYYLELPVICGEQLVDVRIKGIIDRIDLKDGKVRVIDYKTGKDEKEYVSIDDLKNRDKILKNKTALQVFYYSYLYWKKFGNEHVIEPGIFNSKDLFNKDFDWRVNQREPRKQGVPLSDFRPLAQEYEDFLLETLTEIYSTEVPFDQVEDEKVCEYCPYVGICGRG
- a CDS encoding MaoC family dehydratase yields the protein MIIINNHKEFEQWVGKEMGVSNYIKITQEQINKFADATLDHQWIHTDPERAKQSQFGSTIAHGYLTLSVTPHLWEQIADIRNTKMMINYGIEKMKFNQAVKVDSEVRLKAQLASLIDLRGITKAQLDITLEIKDNPKNAFTASLIFLYHFK
- a CDS encoding UvrD-helicase domain-containing protein — its product is MQQPFLIYRSSAGSGKTYTLAKSYLKLALVGKNRFRRILGVTFTNKATEEMKQRIIKFLTLLKEGKEPTLAKELSGELGIDETILKQRAADVLSEILHNYSRFSVVTIDSFFHQVIRSFAREMGLQGTFTIDLDTDKVMQEVIDRMLSEIGDEEHKEIKSWLTQFAEEKVEEGTSWDFRKDISKLAKEVLKDDFKGFSEKINEAANSPEQLSEIKKQLDHVQLNFEKELADIGKRALNIIEENGLTPESFKGRSKSVAKLFLKVQGQDYGITATNRKAIDDISQWVGKADDQSLLPMVENQLMPLHNEIIDYFDTNFIEYQSAIEVKRYFYTFGILSYINRYLQIYRDENEVMLISDLPDFLNKIISDSDTPFIYEKVGSRFDHYLIDEFQDTSSYQWNNFKPLVKNATDQGQFCMVVGDAKQSIYRFRGGDWKLLQHQVKYDIGEVMTNEQNLDTNWRSSANIIDFNNDIFERLKPLMQKNYITNASQEIDQLMNEVLSSFNESFQKLPAHKPKDHGLVELSFLELEKDTEEKYRDLAIEYTISKVEQLQQAGYALRDIAILTRTSREGKDVARAFIERSNSELAKPHLKYDVVSKEALFLTASHVVQFIISVIKWLHDEKNAIELAHWYSTYQKYVVGNHENESELYLQLANWDKNVPDEFVKNRHQLKSLPLYELVEELCRIFSLSKIKEEYTYLQGFQDAVLEYSKNERGDIASFLVWWEDIRKTRSIIISDDNNAAKILTIHKSKGLEFPVVIIPFLNWSLDVQNYSIDNILWCESVDKAPFNQMPMVPLKYTSALEKTYWANDYHREKLKNLLDNLNILYVAMTRPEVALYMASPLPTKDALNKINDLMLKLIKSESGWNEENNTYTLGKLPAPIKKEITNAEVQLNDYTSHNWRSKVHLQMRDAAAQKEDQFDDAKAFGIKMHDMLSQIHYENDLKKFENNDHAADLAKTVQTLSDYFSESWQVKTEVPVLLPNGEQRRIDRMNTNEKEVVLIDYKTGTPRDKDKSQMKEYMWIIGQMVALPVRGMLLYLEDQHIINVEDGS
- a CDS encoding histidinol-phosphatase: MKKIDLHTHTISTISDYPFDFDLSKVKEYVDKLKIDALAITNHNVFDLAQYLHIKNNLTITVFPGIEVDLEGGHLLVITDSDEFEISNFDEKCKQVTALIKTNTDTLTIAQFKSIFTELHKYILIPHYDKSPEIKKATIADLQPHITSGEVASIPKFKRMMKEQNGLTPVLFSDMRFSSSLVDFPTRHTFVDLKEISIAGIKSCFADKTKISLTKESGNNFFQATDDGLELSTGLNIILGGRSSGKTVTLDKIAASSGSAKYIRQFSLLQNDEETFNRTNDTKLSIVNNNYLTEFKSVVEDVVQIDLKQNLLSIESYLESLKKFATESEKKDLYSKCLLFSEELFSLEDFKNLDKLIESVTTLIENNEYQDIIAKYISQENLKGLLNELIQKAVISKVESEQKKWLNSIINDVQRELRVKTTSTFIENVDFYKIATDEMKVAKFNQVVSELKKPRNIHREELGKFSIITTAKPLESASDLQKIGRDKKIYSTALSKYNEPYSYIQKLRETGVEDANLYKFFVKIESVTLNKDGFKVSGGERSEFNLIHEIKDATKYDILLIDEPESSFDNLFLRKEINCLIKDMAQLMPVVVVTHNSTVGASIKPNFVAITHKNLEDGEFVYRIFTGYPSDKELTCTDGTKIKNYEAILNCLEAGEDAYTERKTQTYEILKD